The segment GATGATGTAGTCCATGGCCAGGAAGCACTACGACGAGGAGGGGCCTTCCCCCTGGATGTTGGACACGCTGATTCCAGCCTGATGCTGGGGAAGCGAGATGATGTAGTCCATGGCCAGGAAGCACTACGACGAGGAGGGGCCTTCCCCCTGGATGTTGGACACGCTGATTCCAGCCTGATGCTGGGGAAGCGAGATGATGTAGTCCATGGCCAGGAAGCACTACGACGAGGAGTTCCGGCGTAACGCGGTCGACTTGTACGAGACCACGCCGGGTGCGACGGTCCGGTCGATCGCCGGCGATCTCGGGATCGAACGCGGCACGCTACGCGGATGGCTCGACAAGTACGGGACCGGACGCAAGACCGGCGCCGACGGAACCCCGACCACCAGCCCGCTACACCGCAGAACCACCGATGAGGTACCCGACGGCGAGACTCCCGAGGAAGAACTGGTCCGGCTGCGGGCACGGGTCCGGGCGTTGGAGGTCGAGACGACGAAGCTGACGACCGAACGCGAGATCCTGCGGAAGGCAGCCAAGTATTTCGCGGGGGAGACGAACTGGTGAGCCGCTTCCAGTTCGTCGCCGACAACTCCGCCACCTACCCGGTGAAGTGGCTGTGTGACCTGCTCGAGGTCGTTCGTTCCTCGTACTACGCATGGCGCAAGGCCGCGCCCGGTCGCGAGCGTCGAGCCGCTACCGACGATGCCCTGCTCAAGGAGATCACAGCCGTGCACGACGAGGACACGTCCTACGGTGCCCCGCGGATCACTGCCGACCTCAACGACGGGAAACCCGCTGGTGAGCGCGTCAATCACAAACGTGTGGAGCGGGTCATGCGCGAACACGGGATCGCCGGCTACCGGAAACGACGACGGGTCAAGACGACGGTGCCAGAACCGGCAGAGCAGAAGTACCCGGACCAGGTGAAACGGGACTTCACCGCGCCGGCACCGAACAAGGTGTACGTCGGCGACATCACGTATCTACCGTTGGCGATCCCGGGTATCGACGGGAAGGCCAAGAACCTGTATCTGGCCACGGTCATCGACTGCTTCTCTCGCCGGCTCGTCGGGTGGGCGATCGCTGATCACATGCGCATCGAGCTGGTCATCGACGCGCTACGCGCGGCCGAGCGTGACCGCGGGAGTCTGCGCGGAGCGATCTTCCACTCCGACCACGGATCGGTCTACACCTCGAAGGACTTCGCTGACGCCTGCCAGGACATGGGCGTGACGCAGTCGATGGGCGCGGTGGGTACCAGTGCCGACAACGCGTTGGCCGAGTCGTTCAACGCGGCATTCAAACGCGAGGTCCTGCGCGATTCGGCGAGTTGGCCCGATGAGAGGACGTGTCGACGGCAGGCGTTTCGGTGGTTGACCCGCTACAACACGCGGCGGCGGCACTCGTTCTGCAACAACATGTCCCCGAACGATTACGAGCGGAGCGTCTCCGATAGAATCGGAGACGCAGCTTAATTCACCCCTGTGTCCACTATCCGGGGGGAAGCCCCATCTCCAGGTATCCGGACACACGCACGGCGGGCAGATGTGGCCGCTGCGTTACGCCGCCGCTGCTGCCGCCGACACCGCAGTCACCGGACTCGACTTCTACAAGGACACCACCGTGT is part of the Gordonia phthalatica genome and harbors:
- a CDS encoding IS3 family transposase (programmed frameshift), producing MARKHYDEEFRRNAVDLYETTPGATVRSIAGDLGIERGTLRGWLDKYGTGRKTGADGTPTTSPLHRRTTDEVPDGETPEEELVRLRARVRALEVETTKLTTEREILRKAAKYFAGGDELVSRFQFVADNSATYPVKWLCDLLEVVRSSYYAWRKAAPGRERRAATDDALLKEITAVHDEDTSYGAPRITADLNDGKPAGERVNHKRVERVMREHGIAGYRKRRRVKTTVPEPAEQKYPDQVKRDFTAPAPNKVYVGDITYLPLAIPGIDGKAKNLYLATVIDCFSRRLVGWAIADHMRIELVIDALRAAERDRGSLRGAIFHSDHGSVYTSKDFADACQDMGVTQSMGAVGTSADNALAESFNAAFKREVLRDSASWPDERTCRRQAFRWLTRYNTRRRHSFCNNMSPNDYERSVSDRIGDAA